A window of the Candidatus Eisenbacteria bacterium genome harbors these coding sequences:
- a CDS encoding superoxide dismutase, with the protein MPFPKLTAKTFASIRELNGISARTMEEHYELYKGYITKTNEIQEKLATVDRASANQIYSDLRSLRTDLSFATGGVKNHDLYFAHLGGKGGQPGGKLMAQIAQDFPSYDAWLADFKASGIAARGWVWLAYDHDWNTLTTVTGDAQNTFPLWNATPILGLDVYEHAYWIDFGRARAKYIEAFFNNLDWDVVAQNLDRALAMQAVTK; encoded by the coding sequence ATGCCGTTCCCCAAGTTGACCGCCAAGACGTTCGCTTCGATTCGCGAACTCAACGGCATTTCCGCACGCACCATGGAAGAGCACTACGAGCTGTACAAGGGCTACATCACGAAGACCAACGAGATCCAGGAGAAGCTCGCAACCGTCGATCGCGCGAGCGCCAACCAGATCTACAGCGACCTGCGCTCGCTGCGCACCGATCTGTCGTTCGCGACCGGTGGCGTCAAGAATCACGACCTCTACTTTGCGCATCTCGGCGGCAAGGGCGGACAGCCGGGAGGCAAGCTGATGGCGCAGATCGCGCAGGACTTCCCGTCCTACGACGCGTGGCTCGCCGACTTCAAGGCCTCGGGCATCGCCGCGCGCGGCTGGGTGTGGCTCGCCTACGACCATGACTGGAACACGCTGACCACCGTCACCGGCGACGCACAGAACACGTTCCCGCTGTGGAACGCGACGCCGATCCTGGGGCTCGATGTCTACGAGCATGCCTACTGGATCGACTTCGGCCGCGCGCGCGCCAAGTACATCGAGGCGTTCTTCAACAACCTCGATTGGGACGTGGTGGCGCAGAATCTGGATCGCGCGCTCGCGATGCAAGCGGTCACCAAGTAA